A genomic window from Camelina sativa cultivar DH55 chromosome 2, Cs, whole genome shotgun sequence includes:
- the LOC104736803 gene encoding 1-aminocyclopropane-1-carboxylate oxidase homolog 12, with product MVTKNSFEFDRYIERKAFDETKEGVKGIVDAKITQIPRIFHHPQDALTDKKPSASLSDLEIPIIDFASVHVDTTSREAVVEKVRSAAETWGFFQVVNHGVPLNVLEEIKDAVRRFHEDDPEVKKLYFSRDATKNKFYYNSNFDLYSSSSSVNWRDSISCYIAPDPPAPEELPDTCRDAMFEYSKHVLSLGGLLFELLSEALGLKSETLKGMDCLKTLLMICHYYPPCPQPDLTLGISKHSDNSFLTLLLQDNIGGLQILHQDSWVDVSPLPGALVINIGDFLQLITNDKFVSVEHRVLANRQGPRISVASFFSSSVRGNSTVYGPMKELVSEENPPKYRDITITEYSKGFIEKGLDGTSHLSYFRI from the exons ATGGTGACCAAAAACTCGTTTGAGTTCGATCGTTACATCGAGCGCAAAGCTTTTGACGAGACAAAAGAAGGTGTCAAAGGGATCGTAGACGCTAAAATAACCCAAATCCCTCGTATCTTCCACCACCCTCAAGATGCCTTAACCGACAAGAAACCCTCTGCCTCTCTTTCAGACCTAGAGATCCCTATCATCGACTTTGCAAGCGTCCACGTGGACACAACGTCGAGAGAAGCCGTCGTTGAGAAAGTCAGATCCGCAGCGGAGACTTGGGGATTCTTCCAAGTGGTCAATCATGGTGTTCCTTTAAACGTTCTTGAAGAGATTAAAGATGCTGTTCGTAGGTTTCATGAGGATGATCCTGAGGTTAAGAAATTATACTTCTCACGTGATGCCACCAAGAACAAGTTTTACTACAACAGTAATTTCGATCTATATAGTTCTTCGTCGTCTGTTAACTGGAGAGATTCTATCTCTTGTTACATAGCTCCAGATCCTCCGGCTCCTGAGGAGCTCCCAGATACTTGCAG GGATGCTATGTTCGAATACTCAAAGCATGTGCTGAGTTTAGGTGGTTTGCTCTTTGAGCTTCTCTCAGAAGCACTAGGTTTGAAATCTGAGACTCTTAAGGGCATGGATTGCCTGAAGACGTTGCTTATGATCTGCCATTATTATCCACCTTGTCCACAACCTGACCTAACTTTAGGGATAAGTAAACACTCAGATAACTCCTTCCTCAcgcttcttcttcaagacaaCATCGGCGGTCTTCAAATCCTTCATCAAGACTCTTGGGTCGATGTCTCTCCCCTTCCCGGAGCTCTTGTTATCAACATCGGAGATTTCTTGCAG CTTATAACGAACGATAAGTTTGTAAGTGTGGAGCATAGAGTTCTTGCAAATAGACAAGGACCAAGGATTTCAGTAGCTAGCTTTTTCAGCTCAAGTGTACGTGGGAACTCAACAGTTTATGGACCGATGAAAGAGCTTGTGTCTGAAGAAAACCCTCCAAAGTACAGAGACATAACTATAACAGAGTACTCAAAAGGATTCATTGAGAAAGGTCTCGATGGAACATCGCATCTCTCTTATTTCAggatatga
- the LOC104736814 gene encoding protein SENSITIVITY TO RED LIGHT REDUCED 1, with protein sequence MEISDGEWTVVLPSKGRQGRRKPKPKVQEEEQQPWKSDDLEVDPQRQARLKQKMEISMHKVENSKFYTAFLEQLKSPEVSDQFRLVLGNETQLQIVMYGIGSIESYESPRFQLCIAILMKREFDWVGDNIEVFDPVLSATESSFLESLGCTVLSVNEQARREALKPTLFFMPHCEANLYSNLLEANWRTDRLSRIALFGNSFQMYEEQVSFDSEVISATKRIIAAKRITTEFAIETVSDDYFAAFHDSSWHFFSSGIDSELPLFVSEEF encoded by the coding sequence ATGGAAATAAGTGACGGTGAGTGGACAGTGGTCTTACCTAGTAAAGGaagacaaggaagaagaaaaccaaaacctaaggttcaagaagaagagcaacAACCATGGAAATCAGATGATCTTGAAGTTGATCCACAGAGGCAAGCAAGACTAAAGCAAAAGATGGAGATCTCGATGCACAAAGTTGAGAACTCCAAGTTTTACACAGCATTCTTGGAGCAGCTCAAGTCACCTGAGGTGTCAGACCAGTTTCGCCTCGTGTTAGGCAATGAAACACAGCTGCAGATAGTTATGTACGGTATAGGTAGCATAGAGTCATACGAATCTCCGAGGTTTCAGCTGTGTATTGCAATCTTGATGAAGAGAGAGTTTGATTGGGTTGGTGATAACATTGAAGTATTTGATCCAGTTCTCTCTGCAACTGAATCTAGTTTCCTAGAATCTTTGGGATGCACTGTTTTGTCAGTGAACGAGCAAGCTCGAAGGGAAGCTTTAAAGCCTACTCTGTTCTTTATGCCACACTGTGAGGCTAATCTATACAGCAACCTGTTGGAAGCGAATTGGAGAACTGATCGGTTGTCTAGGATCGCATTGTTTGGGAACAGCTTTCAGATGTATGAGGAACAAGTTTCGTTTGACTCAGAAGTCATCTCTGCCACCAAACGAATCATAGCTGCAAAAAGAATCACAACCGAGTTTGCGATTGAGACTGTATCAGATGATTACTTTGCAGCTTTCCATGATTCAAGCTGGCATTTTTTCAGTTCTGGTATAGATTCAGAGCTGCCATTGTTTGTTTCAGAGGAATTTTAG
- the LOC104736823 gene encoding transcription factor BOA-like, with amino-acid sequence MGKEVRMSDYGDDDVEHVPEWEIGLPEGDDLTPLSQSLVPSILALAFSIVPERSRTVHDVDRASQVTISSLRSSISGNAAYSEMEEVVVVDRVGSSSHGSDPKKQRRSDGGGGGGEASAAVDSMAEEEGDSGTEKTLKRPRLVWTPQLHKRFVDVVDHLGIKSAVPKTIMQMMNVEGLSRENVASHLQKYRLYLKRVQGLSTDQDGPYSSDQLFSSTPVPPQSFQDDGGSNGATGKLGVTSMIPMPVYGNHVGMMQGQHHQFRNHGNESNQYMMQQQNRFGNMVTSPSVGGGGDVNNK; translated from the coding sequence atggggaagGAAGTTAGGATGAGTGATTACGGTGACGATGACGTTGAACACGTACCGGAATGGGAGATTGGATTACCGGAAGGAGATGATTTAACTCCGTTGTCTCAATCTCTAGTCCCGTCGATTCTAGCGTTAGCTTTTAGTATAGTCCCAGAACGGAGCCGTACGGTTCACGACGTCGACCGTGCATCGCAAGTCACGATCTCTTCGTTGCGTAGCAGTATTAGTGGCAATGCTGCTTATTCTGAAATGGAGGAGGTCGTAGTAGTAGATCGAGTTGGATCGAGTAGTCATGGATCTGATccgaagaaacagaggagatcagacggaggtggtggtggtggtgaggcTTCTGCTGCGGTTGATTCCATGGCGGAGGAGGAAGGTGATTCAGGTACTGAGAAGACATTGAAACGACCGCGTTTGGTGTGGACGCCACAGCTACACAAGAGATTCGTTGACGTTGTTGATCATTTAGGGATTAAATCCGCAGTTCCGAAGACGATTATGCAGATGATGAACGTTGAAGGGCTTAGCCGTGAGAACGTCGCGTCTCATTTGCAAAAGTATAGGCTTTACTTAAAACGGGTTCAAGGTTTGTCGACGGATCAAGATGGTCCGTATTCGTCTGATCAGCTCTTCTCTTCGACTCCGGTGCCTCCACAGAGCTTTCAAGACGACGGAGGAAGTAACGGAGCTACCGGGAAATTAGGGGTTACTTCGATGATCCCGATGCCAGTTTATGGGAATCACGTTGGTATGATGCAAGGGCAACATCATCAGTTTCGTAACCATGGCAATGAATCAAACCAGTATATGATGCAACAGCAGAATAGGTTTGGAAACATGGTTACCTCTCCTtctgttggtggtggtggtgacgtGAATAACAAGTAA
- the LOC104756483 gene encoding UDP-glycosyltransferase 76E1, translating into MEEVRVRRRIVLVPVPAQGHVTPIMQLGKALYSKGFSITVVLTQFNRVSSSKYFSDFHFLTIPGSLTESDLKNLGPYMFLVKLNQICEGSFKQCIGQLLDEQGNDIACVVYDEYMYFSQAAVKEFQLPSVLFSTTSATAFVCRSVLASVNAESFLIDMEDPEVSDKVFPGLYPLRYKDLPTSAFGPLESVLKVYSETVNIRTASAVIINSTSCLESSSLKWLQRELQVPVYPIGPLHIAASAPSSLLEEDRSCIEWLNKQKLGSVIYISLGSLALMETKDVLEMAWGLSNSNQPFLWVIRPGSIPASEWIESLPEEFSRLVSERGYIVKWAPQMEVLRHPAVGGFWSHCGWNSTLESIGEGVPMICRPYTGDQKVNARYLERVWRIGVQLEGELDKGTVERAVVRLIVDEEGAEMRKRAIDLKEKLEASVRNGGSSCSSSLEDFVNSLKMKNSM; encoded by the exons ATGGAAGAAGTACGAGTGAGGAGAAGGATAGTGTTGGTTCCTGTTCCAGCTCAAGGTCATGTAACTCCGATTATGCAACTTGGGAAAGCTCTTTACTCCAAGGGATTCTCAATCACTGTTGTTCTCACACAGTTTAACCGAGTTAGCTCTTCCAAATACTTCTCTGATTTCCATTTCCTCACCATCCCGGGTAGCTTAACTGAGTCTGATCTCAAAAACCTAGGACCATACATGTTTTTGGTCAAGCTCAATCAAATCTGTGAGGGAAGCTTCAAGCAATGTATAGGTCAACTACTGGATGAACAAGGCAATGATATTGCTTGTGTCGTCTACGATGAGTACATGTACTTCTCTCAAGCTGCAGTTAAGGAGTTTCAACTTCCCAGTGTCCTCTTCAGCACGACAAGTGCTACTGCTTTTGTCTGTCGCTCTGTTTTGGCTAGCGTCAACGCAGAGTCATTCTTGATCGACATGGAAG ATCCTGAAGTGTCAGACAAGGTGTTTCCAGGGTTGTATCCTCTAAGGTACAAGGACCTACCAACTTCAGCATTTGGACCATTAGAGAGTGTACTCAAGGTTTATAGTGAGACTGTCAACATTCGAACAGCTTCCGCTGTTATCATCAACTCGACAAGCTGTCTAGAGAGCTCATCTTTGAAATGGTTGCAACGAGAGCTACAAGTTCCAGTGTATCCTATAGGCCCACTTCACATTGCAGCTTCAGCTCCTTCTAGTTTGCTAGAAGAGGACAGGAGTTGCATTGAGTGGTTGAACAAGCAGAAATTAGGCTCAGTGATATACATAAGCTTAGGAAGCTTGGCTCTAATGGAAACCAAAGACGTTTTGGAGATGGCTTGGGGATTAAGTAACAGCAACCAACCTTTCTTATGGGTGATCCGACCGGGTTCTATTCCTGCCTCGGAATGGATAGAGTCCTTACCAGAGGAATTCAGTAGGTTGGTTTCAGAAAGAGGTTACATTGTGAAATGGGCACCACAGATGGAAGTTCTCAGACATCCTGCAGTAGGAGGGTTTTGGAGTcactgtggatggaactcgacGCTAGAGAGCATCGGGGAAGGAGTTCCGATGATCTGTAGGCCTTATACGGGCGATCAGAAAGTCAATGCGAGGTACTTAGAGAGAGTTTGGAGAATTGGGGTTCAATTGGAGGGAGAGCTTGATAAAGGAACTGTGGAGAGAGCTGTAGTGAGGTTGATTGTGGATGAAGAAGGAGcagaaatgagaaagagagcCATTGACTTGAAAGAGAAGCTTGAAGCCTCTGTCAGAAATGGAGGTTCCTCGTGCAGCTCATCGTTAGAAGACTTTGTCAATTCCTTGAAAATGAAGAATTCCATGTAG
- the LOC109127066 gene encoding UDP-glycosyltransferase 76E2-like gives MAWGLSNSNQPFLWVIRPGSVPGSEWTESLPEEFNKLVSERGYIVKWAPQIEVLRHPAVGGFWSHCGWNSTLESIGEGVPMICRPFTGDQRVNARYVESVWRIGVLLEGELDKGFVESSVKRLTVGEEGADMRKRAIALKEKLIVSARSGGSSCSSLDDFVNSLTTP, from the coding sequence ATGGCTTGGGGATTGAGTAACAGCAATCAACCTTTCTTATGGGTGATCCGACCAGGTTCTGTTCCCGGCTCAGAATGGACAGAATCCTTACCAGAGGAATTTAATAAGTTGGTTTCAGAAAGGGGTTACATTGTGAAATGGGCACCACAGATAGAAGTTCTCAGACATCCTGCAGTAGGAGGTTTTTGGAGTcactgtggatggaactcgacGCTAGAGAGCATCGGGGAAGGAGTTCCCATGATCTGTAGGCCTTTTACCGGCGATCAGAGAGTTAACGCGAGGTACGTTGAGAGTGTTTGGAGAATTGGGGTTCTATTGGAGGGAGAACTGGATAAAGGATTTGTGGAGAGCTCTGTGAAGAGGTTGACTGTGGGTGAGGAAGGAGCAGATATGAGAAAGAGAGCCATTGccttgaaagagaagcttataGTCTCTGCCAGAAGTGGAGGTTCCTCATGTAGCTCATTGGACGATTTTGTCAATTCCTTGACGACGCCGTGA
- the LOC104736839 gene encoding UDP-glycosyltransferase 76E2-like — protein sequence MSAKSRGERKKMEEKQVKKRRIVLVPVPAQGHVTPIMQLGKALYSKGFSITVVQTPYNRVSSSKDFSDFHFLTIPDSLTDSDLKSLGALPFMLKINQVCEESFKHCLSQLLQEQGDDDIACIVYDEYMYFSQAAAMTFQIPSVVFSTTSATAFVCRSVLSKVNAESFLLDMKDPETQEKVFPGLDPLRYKDLPTSAFGPLESIIKLYCNAVNIQTSSAVIINSASCLESSSLARLQQKLQVPVYPIGPLHIAASASSSLLEEDRSCIEWLGKQKPSSVIYISLGSLAVMQTKDMLEMAWGLSNSNQPFLWVIRPGSVPGSEWTESLPEEFNKLVSERGYIVKWAPQIEVLRHPAVGGFWSHCGWNSTLESIGEGVPMICRPFTGDQRVNARYVESVWRIGVLLEGELDKGFVESSVKRLTVGEEGADMRKRAIALKEKLIVSARSGGSSCSSLDDFVNSLTTP from the exons ATGAG TGCTAAATcgagaggagagagaaaaaaaatggaggaaaagcaagtgaagaagagaaggataGTGTTAGTTCCAGTTCCAGCTCAAGGTCATGTAACTCCGATTATGCAACTTGGGAAAGCTCTTTACTCCAAGGGATTCTCCATAACTGTTGTTCAGACACCGTATAATCGAGTTAGCTCTTCCAAAGACTTCTCTGATTTTCATTTCCTCACCATCCCAGATAGCTTAACTGACTCTGATCTCAAAAGCCTTGGAGCACTCCCGTTTATGCTCAAAATCAATCAAGTCTGCGAGGAAAGCTTCAAGCACTGTTTAAGTCAACTATTGCAGGAACaaggtgatgatgatattgCTTGTATCGTCTACGATGAGTACATGTACTTTTCACAAGCTGCAGCTATGACGTTTCAAATTCCTAGTGTCGTCTTCAGCACGACAAGTGCTACTGCCTTTGTCTGTCGCTCTGTTTTGTCTAAAGTCAATGCAGAGTCCTTCTTGCTCGACATGAAAG ATCCTGAAACGCAAGAGAAGGTGTTTCCAGGGTTGGATCCTCTAAGGTACAAGGACTTGCCAACTTCAGCATTTGGGCCATTAGAGAGTATTATCAAGCTCTACTGTAATGCTGTAAACATTCAAACATCTTCTGCTGTTATCATCAACTCAGCAAGCTGTCTAGAGAGCTCGTCTTTGGCACGATTGCAACAAAAACTACAAGTTCCAGTGTACCCTATTGGCCCACTTCACATTGCAGCGTCAGCGTCTTCTAGTTTACTAGAAGAGGACAGGAGCTGTATTGAGTGGTTGGGCAAGCAGAAACCAAGCTCAGTGATTTACATAAGCTTGGGAAGCTTGGCTGTAATGCAAACCAAAGACATGTTGGAGATGGCTTGGGGATTGAGTAACAGCAATCAACCTTTCTTATGGGTGATCCGACCAGGTTCTGTTCCCGGCTCAGAATGGACAGAATCCTTACCAGAGGAATTTAATAAGTTGGTTTCAGAAAGGGGTTACATTGTGAAATGGGCACCACAGATAGAAGTTCTCAGACATCCTGCAGTAGGAGGTTTTTGGAGTcactgtggatggaactcgacGCTAGAGAGCATCGGGGAAGGAGTTCCCATGATCTGTAGGCCTTTTACCGGCGATCAGAGAGTTAACGCGAGGTACGTTGAGAGTGTTTGGAGAATTGGGGTTCTATTGGAGGGAGAACTGGATAAAGGATTTGTGGAGAGCTCTGTGAAGAGGTTGACTGTGGGTGAGGAAGGAGCAGATATGAGAAAGAGAGCCATTGccttgaaagagaagcttataGTCTCTGCCAGAAGTGGAGGTTCCTCATGTAGCTCATTGGACGATTTTGTCAATTCCTTGACGACGCCGTGA
- the LOC104736832 gene encoding pentatricopeptide repeat-containing protein At5g59600 → MNKLSAIPRSFRLLAISSYVDLIENNGRDRLLSRGRVLHAHLVTSGIAGLTRIAAKLVTFYVECGKVADARKVFDEIPKRDISGWVVMIGACARHGFYQEALGFFREMNTEGLKLDAFIVPSLLKASRNLLDQEFGKMIHCLVLKCSFESDAFIVSSLIDMYSKFCEVENARKVFDDLGEQDLVVFNAMISGYANNSQSDEALNLVKDMKRVGVKPDIITWNALLSGFAHMGSEEQVSEILEMMCLDGHKPDVVSWTSIISGLVHNFQNEKAFDAFKQMLTNGLYPNSATITSLLPACTTLANMKHGKEIHGYSVVTGLEDHGFVRSALLDMYGKCGSISEAMILFHKTSKKTTVTFNSMIFCYANHGLSDKAVELFNQMEATGEKLDHLTFTAILTACSHAGLTDLGQKMFHLMQNKYRIDPRLEHYACMVDLISRAGKLVEAYEMIKAMQMEPDLFVWGALLGACRNHGNMELARIAAKHLAELEPENSGNSLLLSSLYANAGNWESVVRMKKMIKRKRFRRFLGTSWVETV, encoded by the coding sequence ATGAACAAGTTATCCGCAATTCCTCGATCTTTTCGGTTATTGGCGATCAGTTCTTATGTTGACCTCATCGAAAACAACGGTCGAGATCGACTGCTTTCTAGAGGAAGAGTGCTTCATGCTCATCTAGTGACATCTGGGATTGCTGGGTTGACGAGAATTGCAGCTAAGCTTGTGACTTTTTATGTTGAATGTGGGAAAGTAGCAGATGCTCggaaggtgttcgatgaaatacCCAAGAGAGATATTAGTGGATGGGTTGTCATGATTGGGGCTTGTGCTCGACATGGGTTTTATCAGGAGGCTTTGGGTTTCTTCAGAGAAATGAATACAGAAGGTTTAAAACTTGACGCTTTCATCGTTCCTAGTCTTCTTAAAGCTAGTCGCAATCTGCTTGATCAAGAATTTGGGAAGATGATACATTGTCTTGTGCTGAAGTGTTCGTTTGAGTCTGATGCTTTTATAGTTAGCTCGCTTATTGATATGTATTCGAAGTTTTGTGAGGTAGAGAATGCGAGGAAGGTGTTTGATGATTTGGGTGAACAAGATTTGGTTGTGTTTAATGCTATGATCTCTGGTTATGCTAACAACAGCCAATCAGATGAAGCGTTGAACTTGGTGAAAGATATGAAACGAGTAGGAGTTAAACCTGATATTATAACTTGGAATGCTCTACTTTCAGGATTTGCGCATATGGgaagtgaagaacaagtatctgAGATTCTTGAGATGATGTGTTTGGATGGTCACAAGCCTGACGTTGTGTCCTGGACTTCTATTATATCAGGACTTGTACATAATTTTCAGAATGAGAAAGCTTTTGATGCTTTTAAACAGATGTTAACTAATGGGTTGTATCCGAACTCAGCTACGATCACATCTCTTTTGCCTGCTTGCACCACACTTGCAAATATGAAGCACGGGAAGGAGATTCATGGCTACTCGGTAGTCACTGGACTAGAAGATCACGGTTTCGTTAGAAGTGCTTTGCTCGATATGTATGGGAAATGTGGTAGCATATCAGAAGCAATGATCTTGTTTCACAAGACGTCAAAGAAGACAACTGTTACTTTCAACTCGATGATCTTCTGCTACGCAAATCACGGGCTTTCAGACAAAGCAGTTGAGCTATTTAATCAGATGGAAGCCACGGGAGAGAAACTAGACCACTTAACATTTACGGCCATCCTCACAGCCTGCAGCCACGCGGGGTTAACTGATCTTGGGCAAAAAATGTTCCATTTAATGCAAAACAAGTACAGGATCGACCCGAGATTGGAGCATTATGCTTGTATGGTGGATCTTATCAGCCGAGCAGGGAAGCTTGTTGAGGCCTATGAGATGATCAAGGCTATGCAAATGGAGCCGGATTTGTTTGTGTGGGGTGCCTTGTTAGGTGCGTGTAGAAATCACGGGAACATGGAGCTTGCAAGGATCGCAGCAAAGCACTTAGCAGAGCTCGAACCTGAGAACTCAGGGAATAGTTTGCTTCTGTCCAGTTTGTATGCCAATGCTGGTAATTGGGAAAGTGTTGtcagaatgaagaagatgattaaaAGGAAGAGGTTTAGAAGGTTTCTAGGCACCAGCTGGGTAGAAACTGTTTAA
- the LOC104736847 gene encoding dnaJ homolog subfamily B member 8-like, translating into MYAAATSSILSPTPQICXSSILSPTPQSFFLSHHLPPISFLYRLNFLGFPVTKCCYGGGDIGLSSFYKRRSGGIQRRRSRIIVPRARVSPYEILGVSQSATPQDIKRAYRKLALKYHPDVNKEANAQEKFLKIKHAYTTLINSDSRRKYGSESSRASYSTGQTSRKSNSQVEEDFYGLGEFVRDVQITVGDFFKDLQEEYNNWEASASSQGKPKSLWEELGEIGEEFVEFLEKELNISDEDNEGSSKNGQRSDFEKGSSTEKSSGNNNSTKNSIEDNIDEIEATLAQLKKDLGLQ; encoded by the exons ATGTATGCAGCAGCAACATCTTCGATTCTGTCTCCAACACCAcaaa TCTGCCNATCTTCGATTCTGTCTCCAACACCAcaaagtttcttcctttctcatcatcttcctccaaTTTCATTCCTTTATCGGTTAAATTTTCTGGGTTTTCCTGTAACAAAGTGCTGCTATGGTGGTGGAGACATTGGTCTCTCTTCGTTTTATAAACGACGGAGTGGTGGTATTCAAAGACGGAGAAGTCGAATCATCGTCCCTAGAGCTAGAGTCTCTCCATACGAGATTCTTGGTGTGTCTCAATCAGCGACTCCTCAAGATATAAAGAGGGCTTACCGTAAACTTGCTCTCAAGTATCACCCAGATGTTAATAAAGAG GCAAATGCGCAAgagaagtttttgaaaataaagcATGCATACACTACCCTGATAAACTCTGACTCACGGCGGAAGTATGGATCAGAGAGTAGTCGTGCTTCATACTCGACGGGTCAAACAAGTCGTAAAAGCAACAGTCAAGTCGAGGAAGATTTCTATGGACTTG GTGAATTCGTGAGGGATGTTCAGATAACAGTCG GGGATTTCTTCAAAGATCTTCAAGAAGAGTATAATAATTGGGAAGCTAGTGCATCCTCACAAGGAAAACCAAAAAGTCTTTGGGAAGAACTAGGG gAAATTGGGGAAGAATTTGTGGAGTTTCTTGAGAAAGAACTGAACATAAGCGACGAAGACAATGAAGGATCAAGCAAAAACGGACAAAGATCTGATTTTGAAAAAGGCTCCTCCACGGAGAAATCGTCAGGGAACAATAATAGCACAAAGAATAGTATAGAAGACAATATTGATGAGATCGAAGCAACTCTTGCTCAATTGAAGAAAGATCTTGGCTTGCAATAA